A genomic stretch from Sulfurirhabdus autotrophica includes:
- a CDS encoding response regulator: MKILVADDHAIVRAGLKQILSANSDMEVAGEAQNGQEALEAISKDHWDVVLLDMSMPGLSGIDLIKRIKEKKPEINILVLSMHQEDQFAVRALKAGASGYLNKDSASELLVSAIRRVAAGGKHISRVLAEKLAYEIDPFKSTPSHETLSDREFQIFRMIAEGMLISEIANELSLSPKTVSTHKHRLMTKLNIGNNVELIQYAMENALFK, encoded by the coding sequence ATGAAAATTCTTGTGGCAGATGATCACGCCATTGTGCGTGCCGGATTGAAGCAAATACTCTCAGCCAATAGCGATATGGAAGTGGCCGGCGAAGCGCAGAATGGGCAGGAAGCGCTGGAGGCAATTAGTAAAGATCATTGGGATGTGGTGTTGCTGGATATGTCTATGCCTGGTTTGAGCGGGATTGATTTGATCAAACGGATCAAAGAGAAGAAGCCTGAAATTAACATTCTGGTGCTCAGCATGCATCAGGAAGACCAGTTTGCAGTGAGGGCTTTAAAAGCAGGCGCTTCCGGCTATCTGAACAAGGATAGTGCTTCAGAATTGCTGGTTTCAGCCATTCGGCGCGTTGCGGCCGGGGGTAAGCATATCAGTCGTGTGTTGGCTGAAAAACTGGCCTATGAGATAGATCCGTTCAAGTCTACCCCTTCCCATGAAACGCTTTCTGACCGTGAGTTTCAGATATTTCGAATGATTGCTGAAGGTATGCTGATCAGTGAAATCGCCAATGAACTCTCTCTAAGTCCTAAAACAGTCAGCACACATAAGCATCGTCTGATGACAAAATTAAATATCGGCAACAATGTAGAACTGATTCAGTACGCGATGGAAAATGCACTCTTCAAATAA